In Leptospira kirschneri serovar Cynopteri str. 3522 CT, one DNA window encodes the following:
- a CDS encoding restriction endonuclease subunit S, translating to MSQRSFLDQLLDGAKVEWKALGEVIISNTGGGTPSKAKPEYWNGEIPWASVGDLSIDGHFIKKTRNHVTSEGLKDSSSNLISKGDVIVAVKISPGKMKIAGIDLAINQDLRGLKLKDEISAKFLNYYFQILILQGTGTIVKAITSKDLEKIQIPIPSLHVQIEIVRILDAFTELTAELTARKKQYNYYRDQLLSFEEGEVEWKTLGDVAEKISSGGTPNTNVAEYWENGTIPWMSSGEVNLETVYKTEKYISEAGLKNSSAKFVPKNSIVIALAGQGKTRGKVARIRVDLTTNQSLASLTFNENQINPDFVFHFLKTQYDNLRQISSGSGTRGGLNLQMISSYKLPIPSLAEQKRIVAILDKFDALTSSISEGLPREIELRQKQYEYYRELLLSFPKPDGTK from the coding sequence GTGAGCCAAAGGAGTTTTTTAGACCAGTTGTTGGATGGGGCGAAAGTGGAATGGAAAGCACTGGGGGAAGTAATTATATCGAATACAGGAGGAGGAACCCCTTCAAAAGCAAAACCAGAATACTGGAACGGTGAAATTCCTTGGGCTTCAGTTGGAGATCTAAGCATTGATGGGCATTTTATAAAAAAAACCAGAAATCACGTTACTTCTGAAGGTTTAAAAGACAGTTCCTCAAATTTGATAAGCAAGGGAGATGTTATTGTTGCTGTAAAGATATCTCCCGGAAAAATGAAAATTGCTGGCATTGATCTTGCCATTAACCAAGATTTGCGCGGATTAAAACTTAAAGATGAAATTAGTGCAAAATTTCTAAATTACTACTTTCAGATTTTAATATTGCAAGGGACTGGAACCATTGTAAAAGCAATCACCTCAAAAGATCTAGAGAAAATCCAAATCCCCATCCCTTCCCTCCATGTTCAGATAGAAATCGTCCGCATTCTGGACGCATTTACTGAGCTTACCGCCGAGCTTACCGCGCGGAAAAAACAATACAACTACTACCGAGATCAACTCTTAAGTTTTGAAGAAGGGGAAGTGGAATGGAAGACGCTGGGGGACGTGGCGGAAAAAATTTCGTCTGGGGGAACTCCTAACACAAATGTCGCAGAATATTGGGAAAACGGCACAATCCCTTGGATGAGTTCAGGTGAAGTTAATTTAGAAACTGTGTATAAAACAGAGAAATACATCAGTGAAGCTGGTTTGAAAAATTCAAGTGCTAAGTTTGTGCCGAAAAATTCAATCGTAATTGCATTGGCAGGGCAAGGTAAAACTCGTGGGAAAGTTGCAAGAATCAGAGTTGATTTAACGACGAATCAATCACTTGCGTCGCTTACATTTAACGAAAATCAAATTAATCCCGATTTTGTTTTTCACTTTTTAAAAACTCAATATGATAATTTGCGCCAAATATCATCAGGAAGTGGAACTCGTGGTGGCTTAAATCTGCAAATGATTTCAAGCTACAAATTGCCCATCCCTTCCCTCGCCGAACAAAAACGTATCGTCGCCATCTTAGACAAATTCGATGCCCTGACTAGCTCGATCAGCGAAGGCTTGCCCCGCGAAATCGAATTGCGCCAAAAGCAATATGAGTACTATCGTGAATTGCTTTTGAGTTTTCCAAAACCAGATGGAACGAAATAA
- a CDS encoding type I restriction endonuclease subunit R, with amino-acid sequence MHEYRPIAESNHFIVLDKYIREWQVSENYQSEADLERELVQDLINQGYEFLSDLNTPEKMLANVRDNLQSLNGMQFSEGEWIRFVETWLNKPSDTVTDKTRKIHDDYIHDFVFDDGHIQNIYLLDKKNIARNKVQVIRQFEQTGTYSNRYDVTILVNGLPLVQIELKKRGVAIREAFNQIHRYSKESFNSEHSLFKYLQLFVISNGTDSRYFANTTQRNKNSFDFTMNWAKADNSLMKDLKDFTATFFQKNTLLNVLLTYSVFDTSDTLLVMRPYQIAATERILWKIKSSYRAKNWSKPEGGGYVWHTTGSGKTLTSFKAARLATELDFIDKVFFVVDRKDLDYQTMKEYQRFSPDSVNGSDSTAGLKRNLEMDDNKIIVTTIQKLNNLIKSESDLSVYNQQVVFIFDEAHRSQFGEAQKNLKKKFRKFYQFGFTGTPIFPQNALSADTTASVFGRELHSYVITDAIRDEKVLKFKVDYNDVRPKFKEIETEQDEKKLTAAENKQALLHEERIREISKYILNQFRQKTHRLQVGSKGFNAMFAVSSVDAAKLYYESFKELQKDQDKPLKVATIFSFSANEEQDAVGEIQDESFEVSAMESTAKEFLRAAINDYNALFQTNFGVDSNKFQNYYRDLAKKVKDREIDLLIVVGMFLTGFDAPTLNTLFVDKNLRYHGLLQAYSRTNRIYDATKTFGNIVTFRDLEKATVEAITLYGDKNTKNVVLEKSYKEYMEGFTDLVTGEARRGYVNVVAELQQRFPNPETIEKESDKKAFVKLFGEYLRVENILQNYDEFTSLKALQSVDMSNQEAVEEFKAKHYVSDEGLATLQKIQVPAERKIQDYRSTYNDIRDWLRRQKSGDEKVKPGIDWDDVVFEVDLLKSQEINLDYILELIFEHNKKVKNKSTLIEDIRRVIRASIGNRAKESLMVDFINQTDLDQISDKASVIDAFFSFAQTEQKREADELIQTENLNAEAAKRYITSSLRREFASENGTELNTILPKMSPLHPQYLTIKQSVFQKVSAFVEKFKGVGGQI; translated from the coding sequence ATGCACGAATATAGGCCCATAGCCGAATCCAATCACTTTATCGTTTTAGATAAATACATCAGAGAGTGGCAGGTAAGCGAAAACTACCAAAGCGAAGCCGATTTAGAACGAGAATTGGTTCAGGATTTGATAAACCAAGGATATGAATTTCTATCTGATTTAAATACTCCTGAGAAGATGCTGGCCAATGTCCGCGATAATTTGCAATCGCTGAATGGCATGCAATTTTCAGAGGGGGAATGGATTCGATTTGTGGAGACTTGGCTGAATAAGCCAAGTGATACGGTCACAGATAAAACCCGTAAAATTCATGATGATTATATCCACGATTTTGTCTTCGATGATGGACATATTCAAAACATCTATCTATTAGATAAAAAAAATATTGCCCGCAACAAAGTGCAGGTGATCAGGCAGTTTGAACAAACCGGCACTTATTCGAATCGTTATGATGTTACAATTTTAGTAAATGGCTTGCCTCTAGTGCAGATCGAACTGAAAAAACGCGGCGTTGCGATTCGTGAAGCCTTCAATCAGATCCACCGCTACAGCAAAGAAAGCTTTAATAGCGAACACTCTTTATTTAAGTATCTACAGTTGTTTGTGATTTCAAACGGAACCGATAGCCGATATTTTGCTAACACCACCCAGCGAAATAAGAACAGCTTCGATTTTACCATGAACTGGGCTAAAGCAGATAACAGCCTGATGAAAGACTTAAAAGACTTTACTGCTACTTTTTTCCAGAAAAACACCCTGTTGAACGTATTACTGACCTATTCCGTATTTGATACCAGTGACACTCTTTTAGTGATGCGACCCTACCAAATCGCTGCAACTGAGCGCATTCTATGGAAGATAAAAAGCTCGTATAGAGCCAAAAACTGGAGCAAACCCGAAGGTGGCGGTTATGTCTGGCATACCACAGGTTCCGGCAAGACCTTAACTAGTTTTAAAGCAGCGCGTCTGGCGACCGAGTTGGATTTCATTGATAAGGTTTTTTTTGTAGTGGATCGTAAAGATCTAGATTACCAGACCATGAAAGAATACCAGCGTTTTTCTCCGGACAGTGTCAATGGTTCTGATAGCACAGCAGGCTTAAAACGAAACCTCGAGATGGATGATAATAAAATCATTGTTACAACTATCCAGAAACTCAATAACCTGATAAAAAGTGAAAGCGACCTATCCGTTTACAACCAACAAGTCGTATTTATTTTTGATGAGGCCCACCGAAGCCAATTCGGTGAGGCCCAGAAGAACTTAAAGAAAAAGTTTAGAAAGTTTTATCAATTCGGTTTTACTGGTACACCGATCTTTCCGCAAAACGCCCTAAGCGCGGATACAACCGCTAGCGTTTTTGGCCGTGAGTTACATTCTTATGTGATTACGGACGCTATTCGCGATGAAAAAGTTTTAAAGTTTAAGGTAGACTACAATGATGTACGTCCAAAGTTTAAGGAGATTGAAACTGAACAGGATGAGAAAAAGCTAACCGCGGCGGAGAACAAACAAGCCCTGTTACATGAAGAGCGTATTCGCGAGATTTCGAAGTATATCCTAAATCAATTTAGACAGAAGACCCATCGTCTGCAGGTAGGATCAAAAGGATTTAACGCCATGTTTGCTGTGAGCAGCGTGGATGCCGCCAAACTATATTACGAATCGTTCAAGGAATTACAAAAAGACCAAGATAAACCGTTAAAAGTAGCGACCATCTTCTCCTTTTCTGCGAACGAAGAACAAGATGCGGTAGGTGAGATTCAGGATGAAAGTTTTGAAGTTTCAGCTATGGAAAGCACCGCCAAGGAATTTTTAAGAGCGGCGATCAACGACTATAACGCGTTGTTTCAAACCAATTTTGGCGTGGATAGCAATAAATTTCAAAACTATTATCGAGATCTTGCGAAGAAGGTTAAAGATCGGGAGATAGACCTATTGATCGTTGTCGGAATGTTTCTGACAGGATTTGATGCTCCTACGTTGAACACTTTATTTGTCGATAAAAACCTACGTTATCACGGTTTGCTACAAGCTTATTCGCGTACAAATCGTATCTATGATGCAACCAAAACCTTTGGAAATATTGTCACCTTTCGTGACTTAGAAAAGGCTACTGTCGAAGCCATTACCTTGTATGGCGATAAAAACACAAAAAACGTGGTGTTGGAAAAAAGCTATAAGGAATATATGGAAGGCTTTACCGATCTGGTAACCGGTGAAGCACGACGCGGTTATGTGAATGTGGTAGCAGAATTGCAACAACGTTTTCCTAACCCCGAAACGATCGAAAAAGAATCCGATAAGAAAGCCTTCGTGAAACTGTTTGGTGAATATTTGCGTGTAGAAAACATATTACAAAACTACGATGAATTTACCAGTCTGAAGGCATTACAAAGTGTCGATATGAGTAATCAGGAAGCGGTTGAGGAATTTAAGGCCAAGCATTATGTAAGCGATGAAGGCCTGGCAACACTGCAGAAGATTCAAGTCCCTGCGGAACGTAAAATTCAGGACTATCGCTCCACTTATAACGATATTCGTGATTGGCTACGCCGCCAAAAATCTGGCGACGAAAAAGTGAAACCTGGTATTGATTGGGACGATGTGGTCTTTGAGGTAGACCTCCTTAAATCTCAAGAGATCAATTTGGATTACATCCTGGAATTGATATTCGAACATAATAAAAAGGTAAAGAACAAATCAACCCTGATTGAAGACATACGTCGGGTCATTCGCGCTAGCATAGGTAACCGTGCAAAAGAAAGTCTGATGGTTGATTTTATAAATCAAACCGATCTTGACCAGATTAGTGACAAGGCCAGTGTGATTGATGCCTTCTTCTCATTTGCACAGACGGAACAAAAGCGGGAAGCGGATGAACTTATTCAAACCGAAAACTTAAACGCAGAGGCGGCCAAGCGCTATATTACCTCCTCATTAAGGCGAGAATTTGCCAGTGAGAACGGAACTGAACTAAATACCATTCTACCAAAAATGAGCCCGTTACATCCGCAATATCTGACTATCAAACAAAGCGTTTTTCAAAAGGTATCGGCTTTTGTTGAGAAGTTTAAAGGCGTAGGTGGACAAATCTAA